In the Pedobacter cryoconitis genome, GTCACATGTTTATAGAAAACTGGTTTGTGCCAAACTTATCAGTTGTTAGTAGAACAAGAAACTCGACAATCCCTACAAATAGCACTGAACATAAACCAGGAGACAAAGTTGTAAATGGTTTCCCTCAATGTTATACAGCCATAGAGACGGCTTGCGTTGGTGCTGGTGATGGACAGACATGTTATACGACAACTCACACGGCATGCGCTGGTGGCGGTGGTGGTAATGGTGGTAGTGGCGGTGGCAGCTGGGGAGGTGGCGGCAATAGCGGTGGCGTTAGTGGCGGTGGTGGTGGTACTGGTACACCCGGTGGTGGCGGAGGTGGTGCAGGTGGAGGGGGGAATGGTGGTACCTCTGGTAGTATCGCCAATAAAGATATAATTGATTCATTAAGAGGATATCCTTGCGCACAAGCACTAGTAGCGAGATTATCTACTTTAAAATCAGACATACCAGGTCTAATAAAAAAAACTTTTTCTGTAAGTGATGAAGTAAATTTAACATTTGAGCCAGATAAAAGACTTATAGGCAGCACAACTGACGGTAGGTTTAATTCGGCAAGTGGGTCAGCTTACGTAATTGGCTTAAATCCTGATGTTTTAAAAAACGCTTCTAAAGAATACATTTTAGTAACTTTATATCATGAAGCACTACATGCATACTTCGCAGAAAAAAAGGAAAGATTGGGGGAGGCAGAATTTAACAGACAATTTCTTGGGATGAATGTTAACGGAGGAAGGCTCGTGGCTGTTCAAGATCAAGCCCACATGCCAATGGGATATGATAAATATATTCGTGGGCTAGCAGACGTAGTAATAGCTTTCAATCCAAGTTATGACCGTAACAGAGCATTGGCTTTGGCTCAGGGCGGGATTATTATGCTCTCTAATGTTGACAGTCAAACAAATTCACAAGAAAAAGATACTAGTAAACCCGGATATACCGGCTCAAAATGCCCGTAGTTGGCAAAGCAATTTTACAATAACAAAAAATTGCAAAAAATATTTATTTAGTTATATAAACCAATCTCTATGAAAAAGTTTACCAACATATTTATTACCAGCTGTTGTTTTTTAATTGCTATTTCTACAGTGGCTAATGCTCAAGCCCCAGGAAAAAGTAAAAAAACGCCGTTCATAAAATCAATCGATTTATTTGTTAACGGTGGGTTTAAGCAAAGTGAACTACAAGATAGTATTGCGTTATATGCAATTAATTTCAGAGTTGATTTGATTAAAAAAAATGACGGAAAAATTGAGATAGCTGGAGTTAGTGTGAACGATAGTTTAGCATATAAACTGTTTCCATCTTATAAAAAATTATACACTATTGACTATAGATCGGTGATTGGCACCAGAAAAAAAGCATCATTAATCATTCCAATATTAATTTCTAATAGTTCAGCTACCGCTAAAAAAAGATATGTAAAAAATGACGGAAGTGATTTGATTGAGATGAATGCAGCTGTTAACGCAGCTTTTGCAATATATTCAACAATAAAATATGATAACCGAAAAGAGGCCAATATCTCACTTTATGAAAGAATATATAAATCTGAGAACTATAGAGCAGAACAAGATTTTGACCCTAATAAGGTCTTTTTAACTCCATATTTTATTAAAATTGTAAACATTCAATAAAACATACTTAGTTGGCCAATAGCTATTAAATAACAAACTATATTACAGGAAGGATCTAAGGTAAACTTAGATCCTTTTTTCTTTTTAGATTCGAGATAAAATTTCTTATGTCTATGAAGGATTTAAATGATGATTTATGATGTATCGTTCGATAAGTAGAGCCAAGGTCCAGTCGGTAATTCATCAATTGGTAGTTTTTATGGAAATGATGACAGCAAGGGTCAATGATGAGCGGGGGTATTACTTATTTAAGTCAGAGTGTTTGTATTAAGTACATATCCAAATGCTTTTTCTAATGTCTTTTCTCCAATACCGTCATAATTAGCTAATGTAATCATTGAGTTTATTTCTCCGTTTTGGATTATCTCTGAAATTTTTCTTGCGTATTGTGGTTGTATACCTGTTTCTGCTTTGATTATCTTCTCGTCTAATGACAACCATTTTGTTTTGAACAATGCAAATAAATCGTCTGTTTCATTTGGGTCATAATCGTATATTTCAATGTCTATAGCACATTTTCCTAAATACTCGTCCATAAGTCTTTTTACTTCGTTTGTGTCTAATCCTCCGTTGTGCGTGCCTAGTAAAGGAAAGGCGATCGAGGTAATTCCTTTCTTCTCGTAGGTTTCTGCGAATTTTTGTACGCCTTGCTCAATCCATTCTATTTTGCTTGGATATTTCCAATGAAACTTTGTGGGAAAACTTAAAATCCAAGGTGCATTTTCTTGTTTCGTATAAAGCCACAATGAACCTGTTTTGATGAGTTTATTTTTACAATGCTCTTTGTATTCTTCATACATTTTTGGATAACGAAGTCTATGCACAAAGGCAATTCCTTTGCCCATTACGCCAACACAATTCACGGTGTTCACAATGGTTTGACACTTTGTATTGAAAATATTTCCTTTTATATGTTTTACTGCCATTTCTTATCTGTATAATTCAAAAATTAAACCAAAATTGAAGCGTATCATTTTGTATGTACAAACAAATTTCTGTTTGATTCATCTATGAAGCCATTTCATTTGCAGTTGAAGGAGAAGTAAAAGCGACTGTCCAATCCGCCAGGTTAGAAGATACTAATGCGGTATTTGATAATATGAAAAAGGGAGATATCAGCGGTCGGATAGTACTTGAAATCGCAAAACCATAAATAATGTTTATTTAAATTACTATAGGTCATTGCTAATAAAAGAACCGTGAAACCCAGGGTGATCAATCTCTATGATTTTCATACTTTCCAAATATTCCCTTTGCTGTTTTGTTACAAATAAATAAGCATTATATTGATGGCTGTTATTAGCTAATTGAATGAGCTGATATTCGTTGTACTGCTTTTGGATAATCTCATTAATGAGATAATAAATTATTTTGTCATTAAATTCTTTACCAATTAAATCGTAATCCAATTCATGATAATTACCATTACACTTGAAAGAAATCTTGAAAGTTGCTGCTGTTCCAAAATTAAACTGTCCAGGAATTCCATCGCTAATTTCTGTGAAGTTTAGCACACCATGTGAAATGTGGTTTAGTGCCAATAGAAAATCGCGATATGGTTTCTGCCCGGCGTTTATCATGTGACTGGCAAATGCGGTCATATCCGGAAAAACATCAAACAGATCTCTTATATTACTATAAGTATTTTTATAAACATCACTCATGATCGTATCAAGCTGTTCATCCCCTAAGTGGAATAATAAACCACACTTTTTGATATGATAGAAAGCATATTGTATATGCGTATAAGATAGAGGGGATTTGTATAATAGCGGAGAAAAAGTATGGATTAAAAATCTTTGTTGCATATCATAAAAATCCAGGACATTATTGTTTTCCTCTCGGAAACGACAAATGGCAAATGGAGATTTGCTATCTTGAAATAGTTGTTCATGTAAATTATTGGAGATTCCGGTCAACCTGTAACTCCGGTTGAAATCAGCTAGCATCTGATTTACAAAGCGCAAAATATCATACATGAATATCTTGGGATTATACTCGGTTCGGGTTTCATTCTCAAAAAATATGGAGCAATACTGATGCTTTCTGTTCCCAGTATCAATAATCACTGTCCTCTGTTTATTGCAATCATCACGCGCTCCCTTAAAGTCTTCCTTATAAGTTGTTATCTCTAGGATAGAGAATGCGTCATCAATCAATTCGTTTAATATTTTAACCAGGTTTTTTAATAGATCCTGTTCCTTATTCTTATAAGCGGAGAGTTCAATAAACCTGCATCCATGGCAATAGCTGAAAAAATCGAGATTGGTTTTAAGCTTACCAGCCTTTATATCGAAGAATAATTTTTCTTTCTCCTGTTCATTAATCAATCGGCCAGAACCATTAGAGCTTTCCGCGCTGAGCAACTCAGCAAATGCTAATTGCTCCTCCAAGCTGAAAAATCTGGAAAAGGACATGAATTCAATGGATAAATGCAGCACGGAGCAATAGCTGAATTGATCTCCTTTCAGAGGAACCCTTTTTATCTTCTGATAAGCAATCTCAGATATTACTTCATTCCGATAAAGAATCTCAACAAACTTCAGAAACATGGGTTCATCTGGAAAATAATCCTTATGATCTTCCTGTGGCAGACTGTTCGTCCAAATAGTGCCCGTATTATGCTTGTCAGCTAATATTTTTTCCTGATAAAACCTACATAAGACCTCCAAAACTTCATTAGGCTCAGATGTACTGTGTTCCAGGGCCTTATTTAATTCTACAACTTCTTGTTCTTTAATTATTCCTGCTTTGAACAGGTCGTTGAATAATGACATAATTGGGGTTGCTCATTCTGTTTTACATTGCCTAATATACAAATACTTAAATAATCAGCGAGTCAGGGAGCATAACTTACTAATTCAACACGTATATTTTGAAGAAAAACACACTTTTAATCTGTTTACTCTTGTTTAATTTTTCACTTATAAAAGCACAAGAAAAATCTTTTGTTGTGAATGAGAACAGAGACCGGCTAGTCAATCTGGTACTACAACAAAAAGCAAAACATAGGTTCACTCCTTCAACAGAGATTAGTTCTTCATAATTGTAGTCTTCCAGATTGGTTGTATTCATAAATTTTACTTATTTTAAACCCATAAAACCCAATAATGAGAGCTATAATAGTCATTTTAATTTGTGTAATCCCTTTAATAACAAGATCTCAGAATAGCATTACCATTCAGGGCAGAATGAATAAACTTAATGACTCAACAAAAGTATATTTGCAATACCCCGATACATCAGGTCTTATTTTCTCGGCAATTGATTCCGCATTAATTATTAATGGTCAGTTTTCATTTGTCCTGAAAAACAAGGTGCCCGAAAAAGTATTTCTTACTATTCGCCGTAAAAGTATAACATCGCCACCTGCGGATGACTCTGACCAGCTCCCTCTGTATCTTGTATTTTCCAATTCATCTATTTCGGTTGTATCAAATACAAATCATATTAAAGATGCCACTGTGATAGGTTCTAAAACTAATGGAGATTATACCGCCTACAATAATCTGCTAAAGCCTCACGAAAAAGAGAGTCAGGCTCTGCTTGCTAAATTCAAAGCAAGAGGCCCTAATGCCATCAAGGATACTTTATTTATGAAAGAGCTGATTAGTCAGAGAGACCTTCAAAATAAAAATAATTTGGACCTGGCGATACGATTTATGAGGAGAAATAATAATTCTTATTTTGCACTTGAGATCTTGCAATCCTGTTTTTTGCAAGGTTTAATAAATCACGACATTGCTGAATCCGAATTCAATAAATTTCCAATTGAATTAAGAACAACTAACCTCGGAAAACAAGTTTCTAAGGCAATCATAAATTCCAAAATTGAGCCCCGTTGAGATGGGCCACGTTCATGAGATATTAAGTGCCCAATGTCCTCAAACAAATAATGAAACCGAAGTAAAGCCTTGGGTGTCTCGTCCTGAAAAAACCTCAATTAATATTCCTGTTAATTATAGTCGATGCTCCGTGATGTAACATCGACTATAATTTGTTCAATTTACTAAGATTCTTTGTTGGTGGAAATCTAATCTTCATTTTATCTCATCCTGAATTTACTTACCATTAAGCTCATCACATCTTCTCTTCTGTAATAAAGACAGCCGACAATAATCACAGACTTCAATAACTTTTTATTTCGCCATCTTCTTAAAGTACGGTCGCTAATGCGGAACATAGATTTCAAATCATTGGTATCTAACAAATTTCTTTCATGAGTAACAAATTTCTCCTCCTTTTTCGTACTCATCATTTCAGCCAGGACATTTATCAACAAATTCACTTTATCGTTCATTTCCATATTCACATGATTAAATTTTAAACTATCTGAATTATTCAACGATTGTTAAATAGTCACATTAGGGAGGAATAATCAAAAAAGTATGTATAACTCTTTTGCAGAATAATTTTAAGTTTTTCAAAATAAATAGGTTTAATAATACAGTAATATAATAAATATTATTTATCAAAAAGAAAACACAATATCTTATTTAACAAAAATTAACACTAATCAACTTTTACCCAATCAGAAATTCTGTAAATAGTCTTGATATGTCTCTTTTTTCTATAGACTCCATCACCTTCCCTGCTGCCCTGAATATTCGTATTCCCTTCTACACTATTTACCCAATCTCCTTTTTGATTAACTGTCAGTCCAACATGGGCTATTCTTTT is a window encoding:
- a CDS encoding macro domain-containing protein — its product is MAVKHIKGNIFNTKCQTIVNTVNCVGVMGKGIAFVHRLRYPKMYEEYKEHCKNKLIKTGSLWLYTKQENAPWILSFPTKFHWKYPSKIEWIEQGVQKFAETYEKKGITSIAFPLLGTHNGGLDTNEVKRLMDEYLGKCAIDIEIYDYDPNETDDLFALFKTKWLSLDEKIIKAETGIQPQYARKISEIIQNGEINSMITLANYDGIGEKTLEKAFGYVLNTNTLT
- a CDS encoding DUF4369 domain-containing protein; the protein is MRAIIVILICVIPLITRSQNSITIQGRMNKLNDSTKVYLQYPDTSGLIFSAIDSALIINGQFSFVLKNKVPEKVFLTIRRKSITSPPADDSDQLPLYLVFSNSSISVVSNTNHIKDATVIGSKTNGDYTAYNNLLKPHEKESQALLAKFKARGPNAIKDTLFMKELISQRDLQNKNNLDLAIRFMRRNNNSYFALEILQSCFLQGLINHDIAESEFNKFPIELRTTNLGKQVSKAIINSKIEPR
- a CDS encoding helix-turn-helix domain-containing protein → MEMNDKVNLLINVLAEMMSTKKEEKFVTHERNLLDTNDLKSMFRISDRTLRRWRNKKLLKSVIIVGCLYYRREDVMSLMVSKFRMR